In Kitasatospora sp. NBC_00240, the following are encoded in one genomic region:
- a CDS encoding molybdopterin oxidoreductase family protein — protein MSNAVATTDTHCPYCALQCGMGLRRTAGAVPVAVVERPGFPVNRGALCGKGSSAAAVLAPGARLTTPLVRRDGVLRPARWDEALDLVADRLAATAGEYGRDTVGVFGGGGLTNEKAYLLGKFARVVLRTSAIDYNGRFCMSSAAAAGTRAFGLDRGLPFPVADIPRTGCVILVGSNPAETMPPFVRYLRELRENGGTLVVVDPRRTRTAELADLHLAPRPGTDLALALGLLHLVVADGRTDEAFIAERTSGWARTRAAAMAHWPEHVEAVTGVPLPQLREAARLFCDADGAMVLTARGPEQQAKGTDTVSAWINLCLATGNAGRPHAGYGCLTGQGNGQGGREHGQKADQLPGYRKLDDPAARAHVAAVWGVDPDSLPGPGRSAYELLDSLGGEVRALMLTGSNPVVSAPHAGHVTERLRSLDFLVVSDVVLSETAELADVVLPVAQWAEETGTMTNLEGRVVLRRKAVDAPPGVRTDLEVLHALAARLGHGEGFPTDPEKAFDELRRASAGGAADYAGISYERIAAEDGVFWPCSSPEHPGTPRLFLERFAHPDGRARFIPVQHRPAAEEPDAQYPVRLTTGRVLAQYQSGAQTRRVDALNAAAPGPYVELHPLLADRLGVRDGDQVAVVSRRGRTVTPARLTTAIRPDTVFMPFHWAGEGSANIHTNPALDPISRMPEFKACAVRLEPVAAA, from the coding sequence ATGAGCAACGCCGTCGCCACCACCGACACGCACTGCCCGTACTGCGCCCTCCAGTGCGGCATGGGACTGCGCCGTACCGCGGGCGCCGTCCCGGTCGCGGTGGTCGAGCGGCCCGGCTTCCCGGTGAACCGGGGCGCGCTCTGCGGCAAGGGCTCCAGCGCCGCCGCCGTGCTGGCGCCCGGGGCCCGCCTCACCACCCCGCTGGTCCGCCGCGACGGCGTGCTGCGGCCGGCCCGCTGGGACGAGGCCCTGGACCTGGTCGCCGACCGGCTGGCCGCCACCGCCGGGGAGTACGGGCGGGACACCGTCGGGGTGTTCGGCGGCGGCGGGCTGACCAACGAGAAGGCCTACCTGCTCGGCAAGTTCGCCCGGGTGGTGCTGCGCACCTCGGCGATCGACTACAACGGCCGGTTCTGCATGTCCTCGGCCGCCGCCGCCGGCACCCGGGCCTTCGGCCTGGACCGCGGCCTGCCGTTCCCGGTCGCCGACATCCCGCGGACCGGCTGCGTCATCCTGGTCGGCAGCAACCCGGCGGAGACCATGCCGCCGTTCGTCCGCTACCTGCGCGAGCTGCGGGAGAACGGCGGCACCCTGGTCGTCGTCGACCCGCGCCGCACCCGCACCGCCGAACTCGCCGACCTGCACCTCGCCCCGCGCCCCGGCACCGACCTGGCCCTCGCGCTCGGCCTGCTGCACCTGGTGGTCGCCGACGGCCGCACCGACGAGGCCTTCATCGCGGAACGCACCAGCGGCTGGGCCCGGACCAGAGCCGCCGCGATGGCGCACTGGCCCGAGCACGTCGAGGCGGTGACCGGCGTACCGCTGCCGCAGCTGCGCGAGGCCGCCCGGCTGTTCTGCGACGCCGACGGCGCGATGGTGCTGACCGCGCGCGGCCCGGAGCAGCAGGCCAAGGGCACCGACACGGTCAGCGCCTGGATCAACCTGTGCCTGGCCACCGGCAACGCGGGCCGCCCGCACGCCGGCTACGGCTGCCTCACCGGGCAGGGCAACGGCCAGGGCGGGCGCGAGCACGGCCAGAAGGCGGACCAGCTGCCCGGCTACCGCAAGCTGGACGACCCGGCCGCCCGCGCCCACGTCGCCGCCGTCTGGGGCGTCGACCCCGACTCGCTGCCCGGCCCCGGGCGCAGCGCGTACGAGCTGCTGGACTCGCTCGGCGGGGAGGTCAGGGCGCTGATGCTGACCGGCTCCAACCCGGTCGTCTCCGCCCCGCATGCCGGGCACGTCACCGAGCGGCTGCGCTCGCTGGACTTCCTGGTGGTCAGCGACGTCGTGCTGTCCGAGACCGCCGAGCTCGCCGACGTCGTCCTGCCCGTCGCCCAGTGGGCCGAGGAGACCGGGACGATGACCAACCTGGAGGGTCGGGTGGTCCTGCGCCGCAAGGCCGTCGACGCCCCGCCGGGCGTGCGCACCGACCTGGAGGTGCTGCACGCACTGGCGGCCCGGCTCGGCCACGGCGAGGGGTTCCCGACAGACCCGGAGAAGGCCTTCGACGAGCTGCGCCGGGCCTCGGCGGGCGGCGCGGCCGACTACGCGGGCATCAGCTACGAGCGGATCGCGGCCGAGGACGGCGTGTTCTGGCCCTGCTCGTCGCCCGAGCACCCCGGCACCCCCCGGCTGTTCCTGGAGCGCTTCGCCCATCCGGACGGGCGGGCCCGCTTCATCCCCGTCCAGCACCGGCCCGCCGCCGAGGAGCCGGACGCCCAGTACCCGGTCCGGCTCACCACCGGCCGGGTGCTGGCCCAGTACCAGTCCGGCGCGCAGACCCGCCGGGTCGACGCCCTGAACGCCGCCGCCCCGGGCCCGTACGTCGAGCTGCACCCGCTGCTCGCCGACCGGCTGGGCGTGCGGGACGGGGACCAGGTCGCGGTGGTGAGCCGGCGCGGACGGACCGTCACCCCCGCCCGGCTGACCACCGCGATCAGGCCCGACACCGTCTTCATGCCCTTCCACTGGGCGGGCGAGGGCAGCGCCAACATCCACACCAACCCGGCGCTGGACCCCATCTCCCGGATGCCGGAGTTCAAGGCCTGCGCGGTACGGCTGGAGCCGGTCGCCGCCGCCTGA
- a CDS encoding sirohydrochlorin chelatase — protein sequence MTPPTWTSSSSDLLAEISQQFTARSAATSTGRPAGRPPLVLHSARRPALVLVAHGSRDPAALAEIRRLLALLRGARPELDVRLAHLGLNAPLLPDVLAELAGPVVLVPLLLGRGYHVKVDLPALLAAAPQVSGTITAPLGPDGLLTEVLYERLVEAGWTDPATVRERHRHGRDAVVLAASGSRDPDAAADTEAQARLLARRLHVPVMPGYVAAGSPSVAEAVARLSARGYRRIAVAGYFTAPGDFSRLAAAAGDWLTSAPLGAHELMARLVLARYEHSRLRIAA from the coding sequence ATGACGCCGCCCACCTGGACCTCAAGCTCCTCCGACCTCCTCGCCGAGATCTCGCAGCAGTTCACCGCCAGGTCGGCCGCGACGTCGACCGGCCGCCCGGCCGGCCGGCCGCCGCTGGTCCTGCACTCCGCCCGCCGCCCGGCCCTGGTGCTGGTCGCGCATGGTTCACGCGATCCGGCGGCGCTCGCCGAGATCCGCCGGCTGCTCGCCCTGCTGCGCGGCGCCCGCCCCGAACTCGACGTCCGGCTGGCCCACCTCGGGCTGAACGCGCCGCTGCTGCCGGACGTGCTGGCGGAGCTGGCCGGCCCGGTGGTCCTGGTGCCGCTGCTGCTCGGCCGGGGCTACCACGTGAAGGTCGACCTGCCGGCCCTGCTGGCTGCGGCGCCGCAGGTCAGCGGCACGATCACGGCCCCGCTCGGGCCGGACGGGCTGCTCACCGAAGTCCTGTACGAGCGACTGGTGGAGGCCGGTTGGACCGATCCCGCGACCGTCCGCGAGCGGCACCGGCACGGCCGGGACGCCGTCGTGCTGGCCGCCTCGGGCTCGCGCGACCCGGACGCGGCGGCCGACACCGAGGCCCAGGCGCGGCTGCTCGCGAGGCGGCTGCACGTGCCGGTGATGCCCGGCTACGTCGCGGCCGGCTCGCCGAGCGTGGCCGAGGCGGTGGCCCGGCTGTCGGCGCGCGGCTACCGCCGGATCGCGGTGGCGGGGTACTTCACCGCGCCCGGTGACTTCTCCCGGCTGGCCGCGGCGGCGGGGGACTGGCTGACCAGCGCCCCGCTGGGCGCGCACGAGCTGATGGCCCGTCTGGTGCTGGCCCGCTACGAGCACTCCCGGCTGCGGATCGCGGCCTGA
- a CDS encoding nuclear transport factor 2 family protein yields MRTTRAPPARPALPATSAPAAPAARAVRAARPGLAALSLGYFTLGTASLAVVGLGGPIGRDLHTATFAGQQGVNGTLNRAPAAPLAEFVAGLRGQLPELRFELRRLAAEGDLVFAHSHFTAAPGDPGRAVVDVFRIADGLIAEHWDLDEGVPESTASGRAIV; encoded by the coding sequence ATGCGTACCACCCGGGCCCCACCGGCCCGCCCGGCTCTCCCCGCCACATCCGCACCCGCCGCACCCGCTGCTCGGGCCGTCCGCGCCGCCCGGCCCGGGCTCGCGGCCCTCTCGCTCGGCTACTTCACCCTCGGCACCGCCTCGCTCGCCGTCGTCGGACTCGGCGGCCCGATCGGCCGCGACCTGCACACCGCGACCTTCGCGGGCCAGCAGGGCGTCAACGGCACCCTCAACCGCGCGCCGGCCGCCCCGCTCGCCGAGTTCGTCGCCGGCCTGCGCGGACAGCTCCCGGAGCTCCGCTTCGAGCTGCGCCGCCTCGCCGCCGAGGGCGACCTGGTCTTCGCCCACTCCCACTTCACCGCCGCCCCCGGCGACCCGGGTCGCGCCGTGGTGGACGTCTTCCGGATCGCCGACGGCCTGATCGCCGAGCACTGGGATCTCGACGAGGGCGTCCCGGAGAGCACCGCGAGCGGGCGCGCGATCGTCTGA